The DNA segment CCTCATCGACATCTACGAGGCACTCCAGGAATACGTCGTGGTGGAAGTTGATGGCCAGATTGTGGGGTGCGGAGCACTACATGTACTGTGGTCGGACCTGGGAGAGCTGCGAACCGTTGCTGTCCACCCCGATAACCAGGGGCAACGCCTTGGCCATAAGATTGTCACAACGTTGCTAAGTAAAGCCTGTGCATTAGGGCTGAAACGGGTCTTTGTCCTCACCTTCGAAGTCGACTTTTTTGCTCGTTATGGGTTCGAAGAAATCGAAGGAACTCCAGTGAGCAGGCCAATTTATGACCAGATGCTGCGTTCCTACGATGCTGGCGTAGCGGAATTCCTCGACTTATCCTCCGTGAAGCCAAACACACTCGGCAATACGCGTATGCTGGCTCATGTGGGACCACACTGTGCCACACTACAATAGACCCCATACTGGTCACTATTTGTACTGAACCGTCACGAGGAGAAAACCATGTCTGTTTTCGCATTCCGCTATGTGTATGACGACGCTAATGCCGCCAAGATGGATGAGCTGCGCCCCTTGCACCGTGGGTACCTTGGCGAGGGAGCAAAACACGATATCGTTCTGGCCTCTGGACCATTCACCAGCGGTGAAGGTGCCCTGATCTTGGTGAAGGCAAAAGACGAAAAGGAAGCGACCGACTTTATGAACCA comes from the Lawsonella clevelandensis genome and includes:
- a CDS encoding amino-acid N-acetyltransferase, whose amino-acid sequence is MTNTPAAGSTAVSVRAATTHDVPGIKALVDIYAGKILLAKNLIDIYEALQEYVVVEVDGQIVGCGALHVLWSDLGELRTVAVHPDNQGQRLGHKIVTTLLSKACALGLKRVFVLTFEVDFFARYGFEEIEGTPVSRPIYDQMLRSYDAGVAEFLDLSSVKPNTLGNTRMLAHVGPHCATLQ
- a CDS encoding YciI family protein, encoding MSVFAFRYVYDDANAAKMDELRPLHRGYLGEGAKHDIVLASGPFTSGEGALILVKAKDEKEATDFMNQDPFYKNGMVVDRSCREWKSVLGAFTDC